The DNA window GGGACGGCTCGCCACTTAACGGCCGGGGAATCCTGGTTCATACCGAACAAGGGCTAGGCGATACGATCCAGTTTTGCAGGCTTTTGACCATCCTCCAGGCCCGCGGCGGCCGCGTCGTCTTTGCCTGCCAGCGAGCGCTGCAGCCACTGCTGGGCAACATCCAGGGCGTGGACCGATGGTTCCCAATCGACGAGCCCGGCACGATCGACTTTGACGTCTACACCTCGCTCCTGAGCCTGCCGGGCCTGCTGGGGATCGATTGCGAAAAGGACATTCCGGCAGAAGTCCCCTACGTGTCGGCTGAGCCCGGTCGGATCGACCGCTGGCGGCCGGTGATCGAGGCCCTTCCCGGGCTGAAAGTGGGCCTGGCGTGGCAGGGAGACCGCACCTTCCTCGACGACCGCTTCCGCTCGATCGCGCCGGACGTGTTGCGGCCGCTGGCGGAATGTGCCGGCGTATCGTGGGTTCGGCTTCAGCGTCTGTCCGACGCCGACCCGTCTCCGTTCCCCATGACGCTGCTCCAAAATGCCGACAAAGATGCCGCGCTGGTCGATACCGCCGCCGTCATCGCCTCGCTCGACCTGATCGTCACGTCCGACTCGGCGATCGCGCATCTGGCCGGTGCGATGGGCAAACCGACCTGGCTGCTGCTGCCGGTCAGCAGCGAGTGGCGTTGGCTCTCGGGCCGCGCCGATTCCCCCTGGTACCCGACGATGCGGCTTTTCCGGCAACAGGTCCTGGGCGACTGGACAACGGTGATCGACGAGGTGATCCGTGCGCTCGGGACATGGACGCATTCGGGCCGCCCCCCTGCCGCGAATCCAACGGCCGTCCGTCCGCTGGTGCCGGTGTCGGCCGGCGAACTGGTCGATCGACTGACGATCCTGCGGATCAAGGTGTCTCGGCTGACCGACCCCGCCGCCCGCGACAACGTCGCAAGCGAACTGGCGTTGCTGGAGCGGATTGCCGGCGACGCGCTGCCGGCGTCGGCAGAACTGGCGACCCTGACCAGCGAACTGGCGGCGACCAACCAGCAGCTGTGGGACACCGAAAACGACTTTCACACCGCCCACGCGAACGGCGTCGATGGCGATCCGTTTCTAAACGCGGCGCGGGGCGTTATTCAGATCAATACGCGCCGATCGGATCTCAAACGCCGCATCAGCCTGCTCTGTGGTTCGGAACTGATCGAGGAAAAGCAGTACGGAAAGGCAGGCGCCCGATAGGCGATCCGGATCGCTCTTGCCTGCAGTTTATTGCCGCAACCGATAGTCGAACCCCGGCCATCCCGTCATCCGGATATTGCTTGTCTTCCCGGTCGGCGATGATAGTCTGACATTGCTGTCGAACGTCCGTGGGTGTGCCCCCATGACCGCTGTCGGTCAATGCTGGGGCGCTCGGTCGTCAACATTAAGGGTTGTGCTCATGCGTCGTCCTGCCGATTTTCGGAAGTGGTCTCGGTTCGCTCGCCTTTCCCAGGCAGCTGCGGTTCGTGCCATACCCAGCCTTGAGCCGCTGGAAGCCCGCCGGTTGATGATCGCGTCGGATGGCGGCGACGCGCCGGACACCTACGGCACGCTGGTGGTGTCCAACGGTCCGGCTCATGGCATCGTCGCTGTGCGGTTGGGCTCCGCGGTGGGCACCGACTCCAATCTGCAGGCCACCGCTGCGGCCAACACAGATCCCGACGATGACGGCGTGTTCGTCGGGACCTCTCTGCTTCAGGATCTGACGCTTTCCGGTCCGACAGTCAACCTGACGATCAAGGTCGCCAATCCGCAAAGCGCCACCACCGGCGAGTTCCTTCATGCCTGGATCGACTTCGACGGCAACGGCACCTTCGACGCAGCCGAGAAGATCATCGACAATCAGGATATGGCGATCGGCGACAACGCCGTCGCGGTGACGATCCCGGGTAACGCCAAGCCCGGCACGACCTACGCACGTTTCCGCATCGTCCAGTCCTCCACCCCCGGCCTCGGCCCCAAGGGCCAGACGGCGACCTTCACCAACGGTGAGGTCGAAGACTACCGGCTGACCATTTCCCGCGCCGAAAGCCTGATCGTCACCACCACCGCCGACGAGGACGACGGCACCAGCGACCCGGCGTTCGGCGCCGGCACGAGCCTGCGCGAGTCGATGACCTACGCCGCCTCTACCGCCGGCGACGACACGATTACGTTCTCCAACCTGTTCGACACGGCGCAGACGATCACGCTGGGTTCGTCGATCACAGTGAGCGGCATGAACGGCGCCATCACCGTCAACGGCCCGGGAGCCAAGCTCCTGACGGTCACCGGCGGGACTTTCGACCTTCTGCGAATCATCGGTAACACGGCCGCGTTCACACTCAATGACATAACGCTCGGAAGTGCCGGGGCGGCCGTTGCCAACGGTGCGGGCATTCGTGTTGACAACTCGACGATCAACTTCAACCGCGGCGTGATCAGGGGACGCGATAAAGGTCTGATCTCTGATCGGGCCGGTCCGGTGACGATTACCGATTCGGCACTGTTGAACAACGCCGAGTCCAGTAGCGGATTCGGTGCTGGCGGCGTTGCCGCATTGGATACGATATCGCTGACCATCCGCAACTCCACGATCAGCGGGAACAGCAGTTCAACCTCAAGCCTGGCCGGTGGTGTTCAGGCAATTCGAACCGCATTGACGATCGAAAACTCGACGATTGCAGGCAATTCCGGTGGCACCGGCGGAGTACGGTCCGACAGCACGACGACGATCAGTAACACGCTTGTCGCCGGCAATACGGTGACTGGCAGCTTTTCAGACCGTGCGGATTTTTACCACACTTCAGGAACCCTGGTTGCAAACAACAACCTCATCGGCGAGTCCGGTACAGCCGCGGTCGTCCATGGCGTTGACGGCAACATCGTCGGCAAAGATGACGGGGCCGGCGGGCGGATCGACCTTCCGCTGTCGGAGATCGTCGACGCCCTGGCCGACAACGGCGGCCCCACGCCGACGCACGCGCTGATTATCGGCAGCCCGGCGTTCAACAAGGGCAGAAACAGCCTGATCACATCAGGCCTCACCACCGACCAGCGTGGGACAGGCTTCGCCCGCATTGGCGCGGGCACGGTGGACATCGGCGCGTTCGAACGCAACAACTTCAACGACTCACTCGTCGTCACCACCACCGCCGACGAGGACGACGGCACCAGCGACCCGGCGTTCGGCGCCGGCACGAGCCTGCGCGAGGCGATGACCTACGCCGCCTCTACCGCCGGCAACGACACGATTACGTTCTCGAGCCTGTTCGATACGGCCAAGACCATCACGCTCGGGTCGACGATCGATCTCATCGACACGACCGGTGCCACCACGGTCAACGGCACGGGCGCCGAGCTGCTGACGATCACCGGCACGCCGCAGTTGTTCGCCATCCAGAATGGCACGCTCACGCTCAATGACATAACGCTGGGCACTGCAGGTGCGACAAATGCCGAAGAAGGCATCCGCAGCACAGATGCGACTGTTGCGATCCATCGTTCCGTCATCACCGGACGGCAAACGGCCGTCTCGGGGAATAGTTCAGACGTGACCATCGCGGATTCCACGATCGCGGGCAACGAGGCCTTACAAACTGGCGGTGTGGAGGCATTCAGCAGCAAACTGACGATCCGCAATTCCACCATCAGCGGCAATTCCAGCACCGGCACTACCTACGCGGGTGGCGTCTACTCAATTCGCACTGATCTGTTGATCGAAAACTCCACGGTTAGCGGAAACAACGGGGGTGTTGGTGGGAGCTATCTCTACGCCGACGAAATCGGCGGTTCGGTCACCCTTCGCAACTCTATCTTCGCAGGCAATACCAACGGCGGCGGTAGTTTTTACACCAACGATCTTAATGCCTTCGACGGCAATGGCGTCAACGCCAGCCACAACCTCATCGGCGACCCTGCGACCGCCAACATTGTTCACGGCACCAACGGCAACATCGTCGGCAAGGACGACGGCGCCGGCGGGCGCACGCCCCTGCCGTTTGTCGAGATCGCCGGCGCACTAGGCGACAACGGCGGACCGACGCCGACCCATGCCCTGGTTGCCGGGAGCCCGGCGCTGGGAGCGGGTTTGAACACGCTGGTGCCGACCGGCCTCGATTTCGACCAGCGCGGCACCGGCTTTACCCGCATCGTCGGAACCGTCGATATCGGCGCGTTCGAAGCCCAGCAGGCGGATGTTTCGATCGACGATGTGTCGCTCACCGAGGGTGACAGCGGCGTGAAGGTCTTCAGCTTCAACGTCACCCGCACCGCCGACACCGGAACGGCGTCGGTTCAGTGGGCCACCGCCAACGGCACGACGCCGGGCGCGATCGCCCAGGCCGGCCTCGACTACCAGGCCGCCAGCGGAACCGTGAATTTCGCCGCCGGCCAACTGGTGCAGGCCGTGACCGTCAACGTCTATGGGGACACCGACATCGAGTCCGATCAGTCATTCTTCGTGAACCTGTCCAACCCGACAAACCTCGTCATTACCGACGGCCAGGGCGAAGGCACGATCCAGAACGACGACATCCCCCCGCCGACACTCACGA is part of the Humisphaera borealis genome and encodes:
- a CDS encoding glycosyltransferase family 9 protein, with translation MNQDIASLLLDAQNALRARQPGRAVVLARQALALVPTSGAAVQMLGMALHDAGDIRASIDVLASAIHRLPDPSLAYNCVARCHALLGNADEALRHYNSALRIRPDFALARVNRAMLLLKLGQFREGFLDCEWRWAAQIAIRPEIPRPTWDGSPLNGRGILVHTEQGLGDTIQFCRLLTILQARGGRVVFACQRALQPLLGNIQGVDRWFPIDEPGTIDFDVYTSLLSLPGLLGIDCEKDIPAEVPYVSAEPGRIDRWRPVIEALPGLKVGLAWQGDRTFLDDRFRSIAPDVLRPLAECAGVSWVRLQRLSDADPSPFPMTLLQNADKDAALVDTAAVIASLDLIVTSDSAIAHLAGAMGKPTWLLLPVSSEWRWLSGRADSPWYPTMRLFRQQVLGDWTTVIDEVIRALGTWTHSGRPPAANPTAVRPLVPVSAGELVDRLTILRIKVSRLTDPAARDNVASELALLERIAGDALPASAELATLTSELAATNQQLWDTENDFHTAHANGVDGDPFLNAARGVIQINTRRSDLKRRISLLCGSELIEEKQYGKAGAR
- a CDS encoding beta strand repeat-containing protein is translated as MIASDGGDAPDTYGTLVVSNGPAHGIVAVRLGSAVGTDSNLQATAAANTDPDDDGVFVGTSLLQDLTLSGPTVNLTIKVANPQSATTGEFLHAWIDFDGNGTFDAAEKIIDNQDMAIGDNAVAVTIPGNAKPGTTYARFRIVQSSTPGLGPKGQTATFTNGEVEDYRLTISRAESLIVTTTADEDDGTSDPAFGAGTSLRESMTYAASTAGDDTITFSNLFDTAQTITLGSSITVSGMNGAITVNGPGAKLLTVTGGTFDLLRIIGNTAAFTLNDITLGSAGAAVANGAGIRVDNSTINFNRGVIRGRDKGLISDRAGPVTITDSALLNNAESSSGFGAGGVAALDTISLTIRNSTISGNSSSTSSLAGGVQAIRTALTIENSTIAGNSGGTGGVRSDSTTTISNTLVAGNTVTGSFSDRADFYHTSGTLVANNNLIGESGTAAVVHGVDGNIVGKDDGAGGRIDLPLSEIVDALADNGGPTPTHALIIGSPAFNKGRNSLITSGLTTDQRGTGFARIGAGTVDIGAFERNNFNDSLVVTTTADEDDGTSDPAFGAGTSLREAMTYAASTAGNDTITFSSLFDTAKTITLGSTIDLIDTTGATTVNGTGAELLTITGTPQLFAIQNGTLTLNDITLGTAGATNAEEGIRSTDATVAIHRSVITGRQTAVSGNSSDVTIADSTIAGNEALQTGGVEAFSSKLTIRNSTISGNSSTGTTYAGGVYSIRTDLLIENSTVSGNNGGVGGSYLYADEIGGSVTLRNSIFAGNTNGGGSFYTNDLNAFDGNGVNASHNLIGDPATANIVHGTNGNIVGKDDGAGGRTPLPFVEIAGALGDNGGPTPTHALVAGSPALGAGLNTLVPTGLDFDQRGTGFTRIVGTVDIGAFEAQQADVSIDDVSLTEGDSGVKVFSFNVTRTADTGTASVQWATANGTTPGAIAQAGLDYQAASGTVNFAAGQLVQAVTVNVYGDTDIESDQSFFVNLSNPTNLVITDGQGEGTIQNDDIPPPTLTIADASVTEGDSGTKNINFTVTLDRKINQPVSFKYATASGTATSGTDFVAKSGTLTIPAFGKTAVVTIQVKGDTVYEPNETFFVNLSAPTVAVIGDAQGKGTIVNNDAVPKIRINNAPTITEGNSGTKLMTFTVTLDRPSGAAVSVKFATADGTAKASLNDYIAKSGTVTFNPGETSKTITVSVVGDTKKGVTETLFVNLTSPVGAIIDDGQGVGTILNDD